The region CACGTTGATAGGCTAGAGATGTAAGTGCAGTAATGTATTTAGTCGACTAGTACTAAATGTCCCAAGGCTTGACCATAAAATTTGTTGACAAGCAAATTTAATGTTAAAGCAACGCAAGACGATAGAAAGTAAAAAGTAGTGGACTTGCAATGTATTCAGTTATCAGGTATCAAGTGTCAGCAGCCCGCACGTGAGTAAGGGCTCTCTTGAAAATATCAGATCTCAAATTTGAAATCGCAGATTTGAGATCACAAGTTTTCCGGTGATTCTGTCGGTAGGGTCACACCCGTTCCCATCCCGAACACGGAAGTTAAGCCTACTGGAGCCGATGATACTGCATCTTTCAGGTGTGGGAAAGTAGGAAGTCGCCGGATTTAATTAAAGAAAAGCCCGCTCAATATGAGTGGGCTTTTCTATTTGCGGCTCATCCCCATGTTACAATGTGTTTGAGGTATCGTTATGTCCGCAACATTTGAAACAGTTCTGAAACAGGCAAAAGCCCTGCCCGTCACCGAACGCCGCAAACTCGTCGAGGCTCTGAAAAAACCGAACAGCCTTAAAAAGACAAGCGCAAAGAAATGGGACGACGACCCAGTTATAAAAGAATTACGAGCATGGGTTGATAAGATCGAAAAATCAAATGACCCGGAAATAAGAAAGTCACTAGAAATTGCCGAGCGAATTCGCGAGTATAATGACCGCAAGTTTGAGATATGAAGCGCATACTGCTTGATACGACTGTGCTTGTGGTGAATTGGCGACATCCAGGAGTTCAAGCGTCGCAACCGGCAGAGACCACCAATTGCATCAACTCAATCACATATATCGAATTTTTGCAGGGTGCTAATAAGAGACAGATTGCAGACGCAAAAGCCTTTCTCAACACCTTCGAACACATTCGTCTCGACGCGAAAATTTCTGATAAAGCGATCGAACTCATAGAAAT is a window of Chloracidobacterium sp. DNA encoding:
- a CDS encoding PIN domain-containing protein, which translates into the protein MKRILLDTTVLVVNWRHPGVQASQPAETTNCINSITYIEFLQGANKRQIADAKAFLNTFEHIRLDAKISDKAIELIEIHSDRDGLRLADALIAATCLSLDLELVTYNRRHFKKIANLKLI